Proteins encoded within one genomic window of Rhododendron vialii isolate Sample 1 chromosome 1a, ASM3025357v1:
- the LOC131327260 gene encoding uncharacterized protein LOC131327260: MGPGFQQWVIGMHGWEHIKRQQKAAHEERGTVHSLLISHFETNFFNAIIDLKEGMKLVLCEMFSISSFKEETGQLSCGKEGKKRQRSKQEKVAKKRQRLTQQSESEPDSPIQTQKQTQQKKHRSPKQKKKAMKQESQSQSQSQSQSQPDSPTQTQKQCTFRSNVIGTVGLLSKLNLNNAHLELLKQTPFWMLIDAIRKGKLAEKACMKHDKTILSIIQNYDTNDSKFLIGGKKVAITRNDIKLIFGIACGNKQIGDLNKKKSDVAFAKRRGIQEARIGSKKMKDMINEILSKKEESITEEDIQDVVRLVCMFICLTLFFSTSGVTIAWTYVHCMEKIEEIKDYDWAQSIAETLNTSMHKFHDKPRDATGCVVALMYWICEHTDLIARPKNEAIPRLLNWNTSDLKKRIDDFKDLSNLNITVYEKELQETCQEAQVYSMPHPEVVDDNDKGTISQMMQHTQSPQSPALRLDEIHLTEK; this comes from the exons ATGGGCCCAGGGTTTCAACAATGGGTAATTGGCATGCACGGCTGGGAGCATATAAAAAGGCAACAGAAAGCTGCGCACGAGGAGAGAG GGACTGTCCATTCTCTATTAATTTCCCATTTTGAAACCAATTTCTTCAATGCCATCATTGATCTGAAGGAGGGCATGAAACT GGTTCTATGTGAAATGTTCTCGATCAGCTCCTTCAAGGAGGAGACTGGCCAGTTATCCTGCGGCAAAGAG GGAAAGAAACGACAAagatcaaaacaagaaaaggtCGCCAAGAAACGCCAAAGGCTTACCCAACAATCTGAATCTGAACCAGACTCCCCAATCCAGACCCAAAAGCAAACCCAACAAAAGAAACATCGGAgcccaaaacagaaaaagaaggcAATGAAACAagaatcacaatcacaatcacaatcacaatcacaatcacaacCAGACTCCCCAACCCAGACCCAAAAGCAATGCACATTCAGGTCCAATGTAATAGGAACGGTGGGGCTATTGTCAAAACTGAACTTGAACAATGCCCACTTAGAGCTCTTGAAACAAACACCGTTTTGGATGCTGATTGAtgccattaggaaaggtaagTTAGCGGAAAAAGCTTGCATGAAGCACGATAAAACCATCCTGAGTATCATTCAGAACTATGATACCAATGACAGCAAGTTCCTCATTGGTGGTAAGAAGGTTGCCATAACAAGGAATGACATCAAGCTAATCTTTGGTATAGCTTGTGGGAACAAACAAATAGGAGAtttgaacaagaagaaaagtgatgttgcatttgcaaaaagaagggGGATCCAGGAGGCAAGGATTGGTAGTAAAAAGATGAAAGACATGATCAATgaaatactttcaaaaaaagagGAATCCATAACTGAAGAAGACATCCAAGATGTAGTCCGCCTTGTATGCATGTTCATTTGCCTGACGCTGTTCTTCTCCACATCAGGAGTCACCATTGCATGGACATATGTGCATTGCATggagaaaatagaagaaataaaagacTACGACTGGGCACAATCCATTGCAGAAACATTGAATACATCAATGCACAAATTCCATGACAAACCAAGAGATGCAACAGGATGTGTGGTGGCATTAATG TACTGGATTTGTGAACACACGGATTTGATTGCACgaccaaaaaatgaagcaattccAAGACTACTAAACTGGAACACCTCAGACctgaaaaaaagaattgatgaTTTTAAAGATTTGAGCAATCTCAACATTACG GTATATGagaaagaacttcaagaaacatGTCAAGAGGCTCAAGTCTACAGCATGCCACACCCAGAAGTTGTAGATGACAATGACAAGGGAACTATATCACAGATGATGCAGCATACACAATCTCCACAAAGTCCGGCACTACGACTTGATGAGATACACTTAACTGAAAAATAG
- the LOC131327266 gene encoding uncharacterized protein LOC131327266, which translates to MEKLHGILDEDRRVFVFISDRHRGIKEGIAKVFPSSFHAYRLYHLKCNLRTALASTNVKYKEGLIRVFSKCAYTPTVAKFNQHMGNLLKHGGAAVVYFLSELPNERWANIFFPGQRYGAISSSLAECFNSWILKEHELPVVDMVDRIRKKMMKSMCLRREMTSKLDQVICPYWESRLEKLYDLVKTWKVIPSSADIFEVDTDPSICVDIGRQRFFHVESYRQVYSKPIYSVASLLKGDVVDCGTSILPPLSKKPPGRPKKKRIRSNGEKVREMKCGRCGKIENHNKLTCKEDLRPSFRF; encoded by the exons ATGGAGAAGTTGCATGGTATTTTGGATGAAGACAgaagggtttttgtttttatatctgACCGTCACAGAGGAATAAAAGAGGGTATTGCTAAGGTGTTTCCTTCAAGCTTTCATGCTTACCGTCTCTATCATTTGAAGTGCAATTTGCGTACTGCTTTGGCGTCCACAAATGTCAAGTATAAAGAGGGTTTGATCAGAGTGTTTTCAAAATGTGCTTATACTCCCACTGTGGCAAAGTTTAATCAGCATATGGGTAATTTGCTGAAACACGGTGGTGCAGCTGTTGTTTATTTTCTGTCGGAGTTGCCTAATGAGCGGTgggcaaatatttttttcccggGGCAACGTTATGGAGCAATATCCTCTAGTCTAGCTGAGTGCTTTAACTCATGGATATTGAAAGAGCATGAATTGCCCGTGGTGGATATGGTTGATCGtataaggaagaagatgatgaaatcAATGTGTTTGAGGAGAGaaatgacaagtaaattggaTCAGGTGATTTGTCCTTATTGGGAGTCTCGGTTGGAGAAGTTATATGATTTAGTTAAAACATGGAAAGTGATTCCTTCAAGTGCTGATATATTTGAAGTTGACACGGATCCGTCTATATGTGTTGATATTGGGAGGC AGCGTTTTTTTCATGTTGAGAGTTATCGTCAGGTGTATTCAAAACCAATTTACTCAGTTGCGTCATTGTTGAAAGGTGATGTGGTTGATTGTGGTACTAGTATTCTGCCACCATTGTCAAAAAAGCCTCCAGGGCGGCCTAAGAAGAAGAGGATTCGTTCGAATGGGGAGAAGGTTAGAGAAATGAAGTGTGGTAGGTGTGGGAAGATAGAGAATCATAATAAACTTACTTGTAAGGAGGATTTGAGGCCTAGTTTTAGGTTTTAA
- the LOC131315678 gene encoding 11-beta-hydroxysteroid dehydrogenase A-like isoform X3 has product MDSVHKLLNIVLPLISLFLLFFFLPAILLFKIFNSISRSVFSENVSSKIVLITGASSGIGEHLAYEYAKGGACLVLVARREKQLQEVACKARRLGSPDVIVETGDVSKVEDCKRFVDAALNHFGKLNHVVNNAGIAPLCLFEDADNVEDFTPIMGSKGALVSFYETLRVEVGSDIGITIVGPGVVDSEITRGDFMSKAGMDGFPVESTEGCTKAIFKSICRGDRYLFEPAWERTIYFWNLLCPEVIESFSRWRLLGRPNNSKSNRNSGAFKSD; this is encoded by the exons ATGGATTCAGTTCACAAGTTGCTTAATATTGTGCTTCCTCTTATATCACTCtttttgctcttcttcttcctacCGGCTATTTTGCTCTTCAAGATTTTCAATTCTATATCAAGGTCCGTATTCAGCGAAAACGTCTCCAGTAAAATTGTACTCATCACCGGTGCATCTTCAGGCATTGGCGAG CATCTTGCCTATGAGTATGCAAAAGGGGGTGCTTGTTTGGTATTGGTGGCAAGGAGAGAAAAGCAACTTCAAGAAGTGGCTTGTAAGGCACGACGGCTCGGGTCACCTGATGTGATTGTTGAAACCGGTGATGTTTCAAAGGTGGAAGACTGTAAGCGATTTGTTGATGCTGCGCTAAACCACTTTGGTAAAT TGAATCACGTAGTGAACAATGCCGGGATTGCTCCGCTTTGTCTGTTTGAAGACGCCGATAATGTCGAAGATTTCACTCCAATTATG GGAAGCAAGGGAGCCCTAGTCAGCTTTTACGAGACGCTACGAGTTGAAGTTGGTTCGGATATAGGGATCACGATTGTCGGTCCCGGAGTTGTAGACTCGGAAATTACTAGAGGTGATTTCATGTCAAag GCTGGAATGGATGGTTTTCCAGTGGAGTCAACAGAGGGGTGTACCAAAGCAATTTTCAAGAGCATTTGCAGGGGAGACAGGTACTTGTTTGAGCCAGCTTGGGAGAGGACGATATATTTCTGGAATTTGCTTTGTCCAGAGGTTATAGAAAGCTTCTCCCGGTGGCGTTTACTTGGTAGGCCAAACAACTCTAAATCTAACCGCAATTCTGGAGCGTTCAAGTCTGACTAA
- the LOC131315678 gene encoding 11-beta-hydroxysteroid dehydrogenase 1A-like isoform X2 yields the protein MDSVHKLLNIVLPLISLFLLFFFLPAILLFKIFNSISRSVFSENVSSKIVLITGASSGIGEHLAYEYAKGGACLVLVARREKQLQEVACKARRLGSPDVIVETGDVSKVEDCKRFVDAALNHFGKLNHVVNNAGIAPLCLFEDADNVEDFTPIMNTNFWGSVYCTRFAIPHLRKSRGKIIVIASIAQWSPIPRLSIYSAGMDGFPVESTEGCTKAIFKSICRGDRYLFEPAWERTIYFWNLLCPEVIESFSRWRLLGRPNNSKSNRNSGAFKSD from the exons ATGGATTCAGTTCACAAGTTGCTTAATATTGTGCTTCCTCTTATATCACTCtttttgctcttcttcttcctacCGGCTATTTTGCTCTTCAAGATTTTCAATTCTATATCAAGGTCCGTATTCAGCGAAAACGTCTCCAGTAAAATTGTACTCATCACCGGTGCATCTTCAGGCATTGGCGAG CATCTTGCCTATGAGTATGCAAAAGGGGGTGCTTGTTTGGTATTGGTGGCAAGGAGAGAAAAGCAACTTCAAGAAGTGGCTTGTAAGGCACGACGGCTCGGGTCACCTGATGTGATTGTTGAAACCGGTGATGTTTCAAAGGTGGAAGACTGTAAGCGATTTGTTGATGCTGCGCTAAACCACTTTGGTAAAT TGAATCACGTAGTGAACAATGCCGGGATTGCTCCGCTTTGTCTGTTTGAAGACGCCGATAATGTCGAAGATTTCACTCCAATTATG AACACAAACTTCTGGGGTTCTGTTTATTGCACCCGTTTCGCAATTCCGCACCTAAGAAAGAGCAGAGGGAAGATCATTGTGATTGCTTCAATAGCTCAATGGTCTCCAATACCAAGACTTAGCATCTATTCT GCTGGAATGGATGGTTTTCCAGTGGAGTCAACAGAGGGGTGTACCAAAGCAATTTTCAAGAGCATTTGCAGGGGAGACAGGTACTTGTTTGAGCCAGCTTGGGAGAGGACGATATATTTCTGGAATTTGCTTTGTCCAGAGGTTATAGAAAGCTTCTCCCGGTGGCGTTTACTTGGTAGGCCAAACAACTCTAAATCTAACCGCAATTCTGGAGCGTTCAAGTCTGACTAA
- the LOC131315678 gene encoding 11-beta-hydroxysteroid dehydrogenase A-like isoform X1: MDSVHKLLNIVLPLISLFLLFFFLPAILLFKIFNSISRSVFSENVSSKIVLITGASSGIGEHLAYEYAKGGACLVLVARREKQLQEVACKARRLGSPDVIVETGDVSKVEDCKRFVDAALNHFGKLNHVVNNAGIAPLCLFEDADNVEDFTPIMNTNFWGSVYCTRFAIPHLRKSRGKIIVIASIAQWSPIPRLSIYSGSKGALVSFYETLRVEVGSDIGITIVGPGVVDSEITRGDFMSKAGMDGFPVESTEGCTKAIFKSICRGDRYLFEPAWERTIYFWNLLCPEVIESFSRWRLLGRPNNSKSNRNSGAFKSD, encoded by the exons ATGGATTCAGTTCACAAGTTGCTTAATATTGTGCTTCCTCTTATATCACTCtttttgctcttcttcttcctacCGGCTATTTTGCTCTTCAAGATTTTCAATTCTATATCAAGGTCCGTATTCAGCGAAAACGTCTCCAGTAAAATTGTACTCATCACCGGTGCATCTTCAGGCATTGGCGAG CATCTTGCCTATGAGTATGCAAAAGGGGGTGCTTGTTTGGTATTGGTGGCAAGGAGAGAAAAGCAACTTCAAGAAGTGGCTTGTAAGGCACGACGGCTCGGGTCACCTGATGTGATTGTTGAAACCGGTGATGTTTCAAAGGTGGAAGACTGTAAGCGATTTGTTGATGCTGCGCTAAACCACTTTGGTAAAT TGAATCACGTAGTGAACAATGCCGGGATTGCTCCGCTTTGTCTGTTTGAAGACGCCGATAATGTCGAAGATTTCACTCCAATTATG AACACAAACTTCTGGGGTTCTGTTTATTGCACCCGTTTCGCAATTCCGCACCTAAGAAAGAGCAGAGGGAAGATCATTGTGATTGCTTCAATAGCTCAATGGTCTCCAATACCAAGACTTAGCATCTATTCT GGAAGCAAGGGAGCCCTAGTCAGCTTTTACGAGACGCTACGAGTTGAAGTTGGTTCGGATATAGGGATCACGATTGTCGGTCCCGGAGTTGTAGACTCGGAAATTACTAGAGGTGATTTCATGTCAAag GCTGGAATGGATGGTTTTCCAGTGGAGTCAACAGAGGGGTGTACCAAAGCAATTTTCAAGAGCATTTGCAGGGGAGACAGGTACTTGTTTGAGCCAGCTTGGGAGAGGACGATATATTTCTGGAATTTGCTTTGTCCAGAGGTTATAGAAAGCTTCTCCCGGTGGCGTTTACTTGGTAGGCCAAACAACTCTAAATCTAACCGCAATTCTGGAGCGTTCAAGTCTGACTAA
- the LOC131327273 gene encoding somatic embryogenesis receptor kinase 2-like yields MEGGRGGGVFYVFMEFWASSFTTSICLILVASRLSPASGDIEGNALIALKNSLVDPNNVLQTWGPTLVNPCNWVHVTCNNQNSVTIVALRNANLTGQLVPQLTHLRSLEYLDLNTNNISGQVPEELGNLTNLVSLDLYLNNLSGPIPKTLGNLQNLRFLYELHILCLLLLKLDIHPSGEPRCYINVVQLFLLFGHFLDITTQTLQLIHSF; encoded by the exons ATGGAGgggggaagaggaggaggggtATTTTACGTCTTCATGGAGTTCTGGGCCTCTTCTTTTACTACTAGTATTTGCCTAATTCTGGTGGCTTCTCGGTTGTCACCGGCCTCCGGCGATATCGAAG GCAATGCTTTGATTGCGCTGAAGAACAGCTTAGTTGATCCTAACAACGTTTTACAAACTTGGGGTCCTACACTTGTCAATCCCTGCAACTGGGTCCATGTCACGTGCAACAATCAAAACAGTGTTACAATAGT TGCTCTTAGGAATGCAAATTTAACTGGGCAACTCGTTCCACAACTTACGCACCTTCGAAGTTTGGAGTACCT AGACCTTAATACTAACAACATAAGTGGACAAGTTCCTGAAGAGCTTGGGAATTTGACGAACTTGGTGAGCTTGGATCTTTATCTCAACAACTTGAGTGGTCCCATCCCAAAAACGTTGGGCAATCTTCAGAACTTACGTTTCCTGTATGAATTACACATCCTTTGTCTTTTACTTCTAAAATTAGACATACACCCTTCTGGTGAACCGAGGTGTTATATTAATGTAGTGcaattgtttcttttgtttggtcATTTCTTAGACATTACAACTCAGACATTACAACTGATTCACTCTTTTTAA
- the LOC131327280 gene encoding uncharacterized protein LOC131327280 has product MLRWAFILWLAMQHRLSSVDRLLVWGIVAEVSCVLCNSGNVESHNHLFFDCPYSSAIWADMLTKNQVCRYPMQWDDEMIWFNLHSKGNCLRKSVLKLSLSAAVYGIGREGNARIFQQRSMDSVFASAKSYLAVTAKWCNVWNLTRLHH; this is encoded by the exons ATGCTGAGGTGGGCATTTATTTTGTGGTTGGCTATGCAACATCGTTTGAGTTCTGTGGACAGATTGCTGGTTTGGGGTATAGTTGCTGAAGTTTCATGTGTGTTGTGCAATAGTGGTAATGTAGAGTCTCACAACCACCTGTTTTTTGATTGTCCTTACTCTAGTGCTATCTGGGCAGATATGTTGACGAAAAATCAAGTGTGTAGGTACCCTATGCAATGGGATGACGAGATGATTTGGTTTAATCTGCACTCTAAGGGGAATTGCCTGAGGAAAAGTGTGCTTAAGCTATCTCTATCTGCTGCAGTTTATGGTATAGGGAGAGAAGGAAATGCTCGAATTTTCCAACAGAGAAGTATGGACTCTGTTTTTGCTAGTGCTAAAAGCT atttggcTGTTACAGCCAAATGGTGTAATGTCTGGAACCTCACACGATTACACCATTAG